One part of the Oscillospiraceae bacterium genome encodes these proteins:
- the lexA gene encoding transcriptional repressor LexA, with the protein MIATFSYRKLKFQKGVSSMDVELTKKQKLILDFINDFQEKNGFPPTVRDICIGVGLRSTATVFTHLKNLEEKGVLNKSSAKNRAISVVKDATTTEFVPKASEKPEILEVPLIGKVAAGSPILAVENIERTFPLPVDMATNQDMFMLRVQGESMINAGILNGDFIIVARQPTAENGEKVVAMINDEVTVKTFYKENGFFRLQPENDTMEPIITTQLTILGKVVGLFRNY; encoded by the coding sequence ATGATAGCAACTTTTTCATATAGAAAATTAAAATTTCAGAAAGGAGTATCTTCGATGGATGTTGAATTAACAAAAAAGCAAAAGCTGATTTTGGATTTTATCAATGATTTTCAGGAAAAAAACGGATTCCCCCCCACAGTTCGTGATATCTGTATCGGTGTGGGACTGCGGTCCACCGCAACGGTATTTACACACTTGAAAAATTTAGAGGAAAAAGGCGTGTTAAATAAAAGTTCTGCCAAGAATCGTGCAATTTCCGTTGTGAAAGACGCCACCACTACGGAATTTGTGCCGAAAGCTTCCGAAAAACCCGAAATTTTAGAAGTTCCCTTAATTGGGAAGGTTGCAGCAGGCAGCCCGATTTTAGCAGTAGAAAATATTGAGCGAACCTTCCCTCTCCCCGTGGATATGGCAACCAACCAGGATATGTTTATGCTTCGCGTTCAAGGGGAAAGTATGATAAATGCCGGAATTTTAAACGGCGATTTCATTATTGTTGCCCGTCAGCCTACCGCTGAAAACGGTGAAAAAGTGGTTGCAATGATCAATGATGAAGTTACCGTAAAAACCTTCTATAAGGAAAACGGATTTTTCCGTCTGCAACCTGAAAATGATACCATGGAACCCATTATCACCACGCAGTTGACGATTTTGGGTAAAGTGGTTGGCCTGTTCAGAAATTATTAA